One Thermomicrobiales bacterium DNA window includes the following coding sequences:
- a CDS encoding arsenate reductase ArsC gives MAEALLRQIGGARFEVSSAGTEATRVHPLAVQAMANVDIDISGARSKHLDEFINDKFDYVITVCDAANESCPYFPGAPTRIHWSFKDPSLAEGTDAERLRAFSQVRDEIAVQLRSWVQSFE, from the coding sequence ATGGCCGAAGCACTGCTACGGCAGATTGGTGGCGCTCGGTTCGAGGTTTCATCTGCCGGAACTGAGGCAACGCGGGTACACCCATTGGCGGTGCAGGCGATGGCAAACGTCGACATCGACATTTCGGGCGCGCGGTCGAAGCACCTCGACGAATTCATCAACGACAAGTTCGACTATGTCATCACCGTCTGCGACGCCGCAAACGAAAGCTGCCCCTACTTCCCCGGCGCGCCAACGCGCATCCATTGGTCATTCAAGGATCCCAGCCTCGCAGAAGGCACCGATGCGGAGCGCCTGCGCGCATTCAGCCAGGTTCGTGACGAGATCGCCGTGCAATTGCGATCGTGGGTTCAGTCGTTCGAATAA
- a CDS encoding metalloregulator ArsR/SmtB family transcription factor → MTMTLSPTKSIEEIAVTLKVLADPTRLRIFNLLMGGERCNCEMGGLLGLAPNLISHHLGILRGSGLIDARRDTNDARWIYYSVNREALSDLGDLLSAFLSPSRLPEVAPSCCSPANVDTFSMSHE, encoded by the coding sequence ATGACAATGACCCTTTCGCCGACGAAATCGATCGAAGAGATCGCCGTAACCCTGAAGGTTCTGGCCGATCCCACCCGCCTGCGGATTTTCAACCTGTTGATGGGCGGCGAGCGCTGCAACTGCGAGATGGGCGGACTGCTCGGTCTGGCACCGAACCTCATCTCCCACCACCTCGGCATCCTGCGCGGCAGTGGTCTGATCGACGCCCGCCGCGACACAAACGATGCCCGCTGGATCTATTACTCCGTCAATCGCGAGGCGCTTTCAGACCTGGGTGATCTGCTGTCGGCGTTCCTGTCGCCGAGCCGACTGCCTGAGGTCGCTCCGTCGTGCTGCTCTCCGGCGAACGTCGATACGTTCTCGATGTCACATGAATAA
- the arsA gene encoding arsenical pump-driving ATPase, whose product MIRNTELDTAAASIPTMPLLDWTGWETPFLFFTGKGGVGKTTVASSVAVALADSGKRVLLVSTDPASNLDDVFQTTIGDTPTPVADVPGLMLLNIDPHRTAEAYRERTVAPLRGVASAEEIRAAEEQLSGACTVEIAAFDEFTRLLADPVWTTPFDHVVFDTAPTGHTLRLLSLANAWSSYLTESPRGASCLGPLAGIDMQRDRYAAAVRELADAERTTLVLVSRPEPGALREAGRTGAELAELGITNQQLIINGLFVQPSDSDAIATALIARQSAALDDIPEALAAVTTSMVPLVASDLIGTDALRALAHGRDLNADPPVPFDLELAAGLEELVAEMEAQGPGVIMTMGKGGVGKTTVAAAIAVALAERGQRVHLSTTDPAAHVLDALAGDRPANLSVSRIDPEVETERYRADVIRSAGQLEPAELALLEEDLRSPCTEEVAVFRAFSRLLGKARSSFVVLDTAPTGHTLLLMDTTGAYHHEIMRTTSGVTGRLTTPLMRLQDPDFARILVVTLPETTPILEASRLQDDLRRAGIEPFGWVVNQLIGPQATSHPLLTRRATHEAHHIHNVSTNIATRVYTVSWRQQPPVGRDALLDLVKAHQTAKS is encoded by the coding sequence ATGATCAGAAACACTGAACTCGACACTGCCGCCGCATCAATACCAACAATGCCGTTGCTCGACTGGACCGGTTGGGAGACACCGTTCCTGTTCTTTACCGGCAAGGGAGGCGTCGGCAAGACGACAGTCGCCAGCAGCGTCGCCGTCGCTCTCGCCGATAGCGGCAAACGCGTCCTGCTCGTCAGCACCGATCCTGCGTCGAACCTCGACGATGTCTTCCAGACGACGATCGGTGATACGCCAACCCCGGTTGCTGATGTTCCGGGCCTCATGTTGCTGAACATTGATCCCCACCGAACGGCGGAGGCGTATCGCGAGCGTACGGTTGCGCCATTGCGTGGAGTTGCCAGCGCCGAGGAGATTCGCGCAGCAGAGGAACAACTCTCCGGTGCCTGCACGGTCGAAATTGCTGCGTTCGACGAATTCACCCGGTTATTGGCAGATCCCGTCTGGACCACGCCATTCGACCACGTCGTCTTCGATACCGCGCCAACTGGACACACGCTCCGGCTCTTGAGCCTGGCCAATGCCTGGAGCAGCTATCTGACAGAAAGCCCTCGCGGCGCGAGCTGCCTCGGCCCGTTGGCCGGCATCGACATGCAGCGTGACCGGTACGCAGCAGCCGTCCGTGAGCTGGCAGACGCGGAGCGCACAACACTCGTTCTGGTCTCGCGGCCGGAGCCTGGCGCGTTGCGCGAAGCCGGCCGTACCGGTGCGGAGCTGGCAGAGCTCGGCATCACCAACCAACAGCTGATCATCAACGGCCTGTTCGTCCAGCCGTCGGATTCCGACGCCATCGCGACAGCGCTGATCGCGCGGCAGTCGGCAGCCCTCGACGACATCCCGGAAGCCCTGGCCGCCGTCACAACATCGATGGTTCCGCTGGTAGCCTCCGACCTGATCGGGACGGACGCACTCCGCGCGCTCGCGCACGGTCGAGATCTCAACGCCGATCCGCCGGTACCGTTCGATCTCGAGCTCGCTGCAGGGCTGGAAGAGCTCGTTGCCGAGATGGAAGCACAGGGCCCGGGCGTGATCATGACCATGGGGAAGGGCGGGGTCGGAAAGACGACGGTGGCCGCCGCGATCGCCGTCGCGCTGGCCGAACGAGGCCAACGCGTACACCTGTCGACGACCGATCCGGCCGCGCACGTACTGGACGCACTCGCTGGCGACCGCCCTGCGAATCTCAGCGTCAGTCGCATCGATCCTGAAGTCGAGACCGAGCGCTACCGGGCGGATGTCATCCGATCCGCCGGCCAACTGGAACCAGCCGAGCTCGCGCTTCTGGAGGAGGATCTGCGCTCACCGTGTACCGAGGAGGTCGCCGTCTTCCGCGCATTTTCGCGGCTCCTGGGGAAGGCACGCTCCAGTTTCGTCGTCCTCGACACCGCGCCGACCGGCCACACGCTGCTGCTGATGGACACGACCGGGGCCTATCATCACGAGATCATGCGCACGACATCGGGGGTAACTGGCCGGCTGACTACGCCGCTCATGCGGCTGCAGGATCCGGATTTCGCCCGCATTCTGGTCGTGACACTCCCAGAAACCACACCGATCCTCGAGGCCAGTCGGCTGCAGGATGATCTTCGTCGAGCGGGGATCGAGCCATTCGGCTGGGTCGTCAATCAGCTCATCGGGCCACAGGCCACGAGCCATCCGCTCCTCACTCGTCGCGCGACACACGAGGCGCACCACATTCACAACGTCAGCACCAATATCGCCACCCGCGTGTACACTGTCTCGTGGAGACAACAGCCGCCTGTCGGGCGAGACGCTCTCCTTGATCTCGTGAAAGCGCACCAGACGGCGAAGAGCTAG